A portion of the Meriones unguiculatus strain TT.TT164.6M chromosome 11, Bangor_MerUng_6.1, whole genome shotgun sequence genome contains these proteins:
- the LOC132646538 gene encoding putative uncharacterized protein MSANTD5, protein MGGIKGTHRSPVFLAGPSSRSWTDSEIRIFLMEWEGVEQQVGHPGRKVHKKTRALCQRLSRWGLKKSWTSCFYLLLSLQDLHRILCTERPRVQPLFSPYREALYRILGPHVQESPVPGPLCDGSGDPQLSMYCHPFWNQPWDYGVPVPCAELQGNPVPMMSEEDSLFSRWKPWNPDYGLSAPHLHPASVPGDSSFQQPWSTAE, encoded by the exons ATGGGTGGCATCAAAGGCACTCATCGCAGCCCTGTGTTCCTTGCAGGTCCTTCCAGTCGCTCATGGACAGACTCTGAGATCAGGATCTTCCTGATGGAGTGGGAAGGTGTTGAACAGCAAGTTGGCCACCCAGGCAGGAAGGTGCACAAGAAGaccagggctctgtgccagcgcCTCTCTCGGTGGGGCCTGAAGAAGAGCTGGACGAGTTGCTTCTACTTGTTGCTGAGCCTGCAGGATCTGCACAGGATTCTTTGTACTGAGAGACCAAGGGTGCagcccctgttttctccctatagGGAGGCCCTGTACAGAATCCTGGGCCCCCATGTTCAGGAAAGCCCTGTCCCAG GTCCTCTTTGTGATGGGTCTGGTGACCCCCAACTCTCCATGTATTGTCATCCTTTCTGGAACCAGCCTTGGGACTATGGTGTCCCTGTTCCTTGTGCAGAGCTTCAAGGGAACCCAGTGCCTATGATGTCCGAGGAGGATTCCCTGTTTTCCAGATGGAAGCCCTGGAACCCCGACTACGGTCTTTCAGCTCCACACCTGCATCCTGCCTCTGTGCCAGGAGATTCAAGCTTCCAGCAGCCCTGGTCCACTGCAGAATAA